AGACGTATTTTCGGAGATGCGATCCGAGCCAGGGGAGAGACGAGTTCCAGTGCACAACAAGCGGCGCTTTCCGGGGAATCAAAAAAGACGACCGCCAGATCATGCTTAAAGGCAAGAAAAAGTGCGTCGCCCCGCCTCTGACAGCGCTGAAACTTGGGCGTGCCTTGAAGAGCTTCCATCAAGCGATGAACAACCCGCTGCTCTTCCGGAGCACCGGAACCCGCGTCCGCTACGCCCACCGCCAGCACGTGCGCAATACGCACGTCCGGCAAGTTCATGGATTGCACCCCCATTAGAGCCCCTGATAGCTATGTGTCCAGTGAAGTCGCCCATTATGACCGAAAATGGGGGTGCTGGCTATCTCGCTGGAGCTTCGGGTGTCCATGCTCCATCTGCGACTAAAGCAGCCTATGCGGCTGGTGGATGGCTTGTACTTCGTCGCCGAGCACGATGACCATCACCTGGCAACGATCTGGGAAGCACTAGACAGATAAAAGCTCAGTAGGGCCGCACTAGTGGCTGGGTAAACGTCGGTCGGCCTGCGTCGGCTTTACTGATCACCACGCCAGTTTTTCGGGCAGGAACTCCGCGAACAGATCATCGTAGTAAGGCTTCAGTTCCTTCACGTCTGGCTTGGTATGACCTTTCGAGTACAGGTCATAGGGATTGAATTTCTTCACCCATTCGAGCATCGCCCGATCTTTTTCGTTTTCCAGGTGCTGATAAGCGCCATGGCGGTGCCACGCGTAGAACGAGTGGAAGCGAAGCATATAGAGAGCTTCGTCGCGCAGGTATGGCTTCATGACTTCGGCGATGTAGCCGTCGTGGCCGAAAGACATGTGTACATTTTCCAGTCCGCAGTTTGGCTCGTAGATTCCGTACTGCGTCTGGTACTTCGGAGCATTCCGGTCGGGGTTGTTGGCGAAGTACTCGGGAAAGACGATCTGGTCGGACCATGCGCAGCCTACTGGAAATGTGTCTCCAACTACGCCCCATTGTGGTTCCCCGTAAAGGCACAGACATTTGCCCAGATCGTGGACGAAGCCCACGAGCACCATCCACCTCGGATGGCCGTCACGACGAATGGCCTCGGAGGTTTGCAGAAGGTGCTCGAGCTGTGTGAGGTCCGTATCGGGGTCGCTATCATCCACTAAGGTGTTCAAATATTCGGCGGCTTCCCACACGCTCTTGACGCCACGTTTCAGGCCGAAATATTCCTTCTCTTTTTGGAGCACATAATCGAGCGTCTGATACTGATGGTTCAGCCGATAGAACTCAGCAACTCCCGGGTTCGCCTGAGCGTCGTACTGACGGAATTGCGATTCCGATTTGCCTTCTTTGTAGCGACCCTCCACGAAGTCATCCCACTGTTCCAAATTGGAAAGCGGCTCGGTCGCTGGACGAGTGCTCGATGTGGTCATGGCGATTTGCCTCTCCGGAATTGCCGAAACGTTTCGGTATTTATTGTAGGCCTATCCGAACAGATTCACCAGCGGCATTCGCCCAGGTGCTGCTTACGCAAGTGTCTTTGGATAGATGGCTGAAACAGCTTTGTTTCCAGCAACTTATGCTTGCCAGTCGGCTTACGTCACATGGTCACGATGCTTTGCAGATGCATTTGGTCCCCAAAGGCTTGCATGTATTCCGAGAGGACTGCTCCGGCGACTTCCTTGCGTCCGACAAGAGGATTTGTAACCAATGCCGCCAAGGCAGCTTCGTTTGATCTGTTTACCGAGGCGCGCACCGTGAGACGTTCGTATTCCTTTACTTGCAGCAGCAGCCCACGGACGGCTGCTGGAGCACGTCCCACTTTGCGAGGGTTGACTCCTGCAGAGGAAACGTCACATGGCAGCTCGACCGCATCGTTGGCATCAAGATCTTCGATGGCGCTGTTGTTTCGGACAGTTAGCGGTATTGGTATGGTTGAGTCCGAATGGAGCGCTTGAAGAACCAGTGTGGCTATGCGTTCATATCCCGAGAATTGCGAGTAGAGCGCCTGGCCTCCCTCGCGACGTTCTCCTGCTGTTGCCTCGATGCTGAAATATGAGGCATTTCGTTCGCGCAGATAATTTTCATAGATCTCGATCAATTGAGATTCGGCAGCGTGCGCTAATTTGCTGAAGAGAGCTTGATTCATCAATGAAATGGCTTGCCCGCGTGATTGTCCGCTTCGCTTGGTGTTGCGATAGGCCGCATCGGGAAAGTAGTAGAAGTAGAGATACTCTGTCGGAAGCAGTCCCAAGTGCTGAATAAATTCGACGGGGAACAAGCCATGCCGGTAACACTTCTGAATCAACTTGGGGGACGAGAGGAGCTTCGGAAGCAGTTCTGTTTTGTCTCGATCACGAACGCCACGCACCCAGCCAAGATGATTTAGTCCCAGATAATCGAATTCAAGCTCGAACGGATCTCTGCCGAGTGCAGTTGCGATCAGTTCAAAGGTCTCCAGGGGAGTGTCGCAGACGCCGACGATCTTCACTGTTGAGTGATTCAGAAGGCCCTGGGAGATGATTCCCACGGGATTCGTGAAATTGACGACGGTCGCGCGTGGAGCAACTCGTTCGATGAGCCGGGCATACTCCAGCATTACTGCAAGATTTCGCATAGCGCAGGCGAATCCGCCAGCGCCTACGGTCTCCTGGCCGACGAGTCCGTGTGCCAGCGCAATGTTTTCATCCTTCACGCGCGCTTCAATTCCACCTGCGCGCACGCTGGTAATCACATACGTCGCGCCAGCGACGGCTTGTTCTGGATTGGAACAAACACTTAATTTCGCTGCGAGACCGCTCCGCTTCGCCATTGCAGCTGAGACTCGGCCCATCGTTCTTAGACGTTCGGAATCTGTATCCCAAAATGCAAGTTCATCGATGCCAAGTTTTGACCGGGCTTCTGCAAGCCCATGTATGAGAAGGGGAGTTCTGACCCCCGCAGCTCCGATGATTGCGATCTTCATGACGGTGATGTTGTCGTGGCCTAGCTAATCTAAATGGATACTGGCTTCAACTCAATGCGCAGTCGTCTTCATCAGCCGCTTCAATTGCCTTTGCGTCGGTATCGCAGAGGAGCCGCCGGCAGCGGTGGTCGCGAGTGCGCCGCAAACATTGCCGGCTCGCAGACACTCCTCAAGATCCCATCCTGCAAGATAGCCGTGAAGAAAGCCTCCATTGAAAGCGTCGCCGGCGCCGGTCGCGTCGATCGAGCGAACGCGAATGGATTTCGCCCGCACAATCCTCCCGTTCTGAAATGCAATGGAACCACCTTCGCCAAGCTTGATAACGGGAACTCGGACCGACCGAGCGATCTTTTTGAGCGCGCTTTCGATGCTTCGTTCCTGTGTCATGGCGCGAGCCTCCATCTCATTGGGAAACGTAAACTCGAGTTCTTCCAGCAAACGAGGAAGCTCGCGCGATTGAAACATCTCAGGATTCCATCCGATGTCGGCGGAGAGAGTGAGTCCCTGGGAGCGCAGACGCCGGATTGCAGGGAGCCAGGCTCTAATTGGCCAAAGGGCGCAAGCCAAATGAACGTGTTTAGACGCCCGAAGCTGTGTTCTCACCTTCGGCAAATCGAGCAGGCTGCGCAAGTTCTCATTGATGGCGTCATGAGTAATCATCATTCGGTCGCCGTTATAAGAGGCGCATACGGTTCGCGCGGTCGGAAGCTGCGAAGAGGATTCGCATGCTTCAACAGAGACTTTGCTCTTAACTAACCTCTGCCACGCCGGGCTCAGACGTGCATCCTGTCCTATCCTGGTAACTACGGCAGTAAGTGTGCCCAATCCAGCGGCTACCAGCGCCGTAGTTGCTAATCCTCCTCCGGGTAGTTCTGCGAAACTGCGAGTTTTGACCTCCTCTCCCAATCTGGGAACATCCGGTAGATCGTAAAAGACCAAGTCAAGATAGAACTCCCCGAAGATGAGTAATTGTTGAGGAGAACGCGCGAAGGCAAGCGCCATTACGCGAAAATCATAACAGCTGAGCTAAGGGCTGAAGTCTTCTGTTGCGAAAGAGGACCCGGATACCCTGCCATGTCAGATTTCCAAGAGTCCGAGTATGCTTTTGCAACACGACTTCAAAGGCCAATCGGGTGCAGCGTTGCGATCGAAGGAAAAGAAAGACCGGCGACACATCACCATTCGCGAGGTAGCGAAAGCGGCGGGAGCTTCCGTGGCCACCATCTCGGCCGCGCTAAACAATTCGGACTATGTCAGCGCCGAGATGCGCGGTCGTATTCAGGATGCCATCAAGCAGCTGAAATACCGCCCTAATGATTTGGCTCGCGGGCTTCGCCTGCAAAAGACCCATTCGATCGCCATTATTGTCCCCGATCTTTCCAACAATTTTTACGTCGACGTGGTTCGCGGAGCGAAGGACTATTCGGCCTCGGCGAATTACACGATTCTGATTGGCGACTCGCGTGAAAGTTGGGAAGAGGAGCGCAACTATCTGGATTCGTTTCATCGGCGGCGTGTGGATGGCGTTGTGCGTGTTCCTGCAATGGATGCAGTTGCCAAGAAAGCCACGCCCATTTTGGGCAACATACCGGTGGTTTATGCCGATCGATATCCGGCTGTTCGCGATTCGTCCGTCGGGCGCGTTGGTGTGGATAATGCGCTGGCGGCAGACAATGCCACCCGTTACCTTCTTAGCCTCGGACATCGAATGATCGGCATCATTTCGGGAGATACGTCCAGTGGCACTTCGGCGGATCGATTGAAGGGGTTTCTGCATGCTCTGAGCAGCGTCAAGATTCGCCCGGACCGCTCAATGATCCACACCGGAAATAACGATATGGAGAGCGGACATCAGCATGCCATGCAATTGCTGACGCGCGCGCGACGCCCTACAGCGATTTTCTGCACGAACAACATGATGGCGCTTGGGGCACTGGCTGCCATTCAGGAGATCGGTCTGGCATGCCCGGAGGAAATCAGTCTGCTTGGCTTTGACGATTTCTATTGGTCAACTCTGCTGCGTCCGAGGCTTACAGTTGTCCGTCAACCGGCGCGCGAGGTCGGGATGATAGCGGCCAGAATGCTCATCGACCACGTCGAGGGCCGTCCCAGCGTTGCTAGCCCTGTTCTGCTGGCGACGCAACTCGTCGTGCGCGATTCCTGCAGTCCTCCAAAGCAGAACAATTCCTAACCAGCGGACGTTG
This genomic window from Acidobacteriota bacterium contains:
- a CDS encoding 6-phospho-beta-glucosidase → MKIAIIGAAGVRTPLLIHGLAEARSKLGIDELAFWDTDSERLRTMGRVSAAMAKRSGLAAKLSVCSNPEQAVAGATYVITSVRAGGIEARVKDENIALAHGLVGQETVGAGGFACAMRNLAVMLEYARLIERVAPRATVVNFTNPVGIISQGLLNHSTVKIVGVCDTPLETFELIATALGRDPFELEFDYLGLNHLGWVRGVRDRDKTELLPKLLSSPKLIQKCYRHGLFPVEFIQHLGLLPTEYLYFYYFPDAAYRNTKRSGQSRGQAISLMNQALFSKLAHAAESQLIEIYENYLRERNASYFSIEATAGERREGGQALYSQFSGYERIATLVLQALHSDSTIPIPLTVRNNSAIEDLDANDAVELPCDVSSAGVNPRKVGRAPAAVRGLLLQVKEYERLTVRASVNRSNEAALAALVTNPLVGRKEVAGAVLSEYMQAFGDQMHLQSIVTM
- a CDS encoding inositol oxygenase — translated: MTTSSTRPATEPLSNLEQWDDFVEGRYKEGKSESQFRQYDAQANPGVAEFYRLNHQYQTLDYVLQKEKEYFGLKRGVKSVWEAAEYLNTLVDDSDPDTDLTQLEHLLQTSEAIRRDGHPRWMVLVGFVHDLGKCLCLYGEPQWGVVGDTFPVGCAWSDQIVFPEYFANNPDRNAPKYQTQYGIYEPNCGLENVHMSFGHDGYIAEVMKPYLRDEALYMLRFHSFYAWHRHGAYQHLENEKDRAMLEWVKKFNPYDLYSKGHTKPDVKELKPYYDDLFAEFLPEKLAW
- a CDS encoding LacI family transcriptional regulator; translated protein: MLLQHDFKGQSGAALRSKEKKDRRHITIREVAKAAGASVATISAALNNSDYVSAEMRGRIQDAIKQLKYRPNDLARGLRLQKTHSIAIIVPDLSNNFYVDVVRGAKDYSASANYTILIGDSRESWEEERNYLDSFHRRRVDGVVRVPAMDAVAKKATPILGNIPVVYADRYPAVRDSSVGRVGVDNALAADNATRYLLSLGHRMIGIISGDTSSGTSADRLKGFLHALSSVKIRPDRSMIHTGNNDMESGHQHAMQLLTRARRPTAIFCTNNMMALGALAAIQEIGLACPEEISLLGFDDFYWSTLLRPRLTVVRQPAREVGMIAARMLIDHVEGRPSVASPVLLATQLVVRDSCSPPKQNNS